One Methylobacterium sp. AMS5 genomic region harbors:
- a CDS encoding PAS domain S-box protein, translating to MNAFVTGLDVNPGRSADVSAAKQIAAIPTMLEIICRSTGLGFAAVAQVTDETWLACWVRDDAGFGLRADAMLRADSMPCREVWRHRRPVVIDDAGTETAMHGLSSSGHLGFRSYISFPITMPDGESFGTLCAMGKEPAHLDRPEIMGLFQQFSELIELLLAAQRQPPAAIRPQPEEAGFASWERNEPLRALIEHLPVGAGLFGSDGQALVANAILQPLLTQGRVPGADPDADPHWTGYAANGTVLDPHDHPFARALRGDRVPGTRFHYRGDDGTGRWTRISGVPLQGTTDNARTRNGKDSAILLFVEEEEARRVSEERFRRFAEHSTNVLWLADLESRRLTYLCRALRHVWGVTPERLPSLDRLLETIHPDDRDRVDRTLERTGDGEVVVLEYRILRPSDGTVRRIRDTVFPITGEDGRVRQLGGIAEDVTERTGARIYLVDEDAPARRALFGLLQLAGYEVQVFAKAAALAEVASSLQPGCVILDIETAGPESLTVAKALKAGRLALPVLVIGRSQGDVGLGVRAMKAGAVDYLEKPCEPAELLTAVSAALAELRTDTERSHAHDDAKLRIAALSPREREVLEGLLAGGTNKSIGVALGLSPRTVEIHRARVMEALGARTLPEAVLTAARAGVQPAAIP from the coding sequence ATGAACGCCTTCGTGACGGGTCTAGACGTAAACCCGGGCCGATCGGCCGATGTCTCTGCGGCGAAGCAGATTGCAGCGATCCCGACCATGCTCGAGATCATCTGTCGCTCCACGGGCCTGGGCTTTGCGGCTGTGGCGCAGGTGACGGACGAGACGTGGCTGGCTTGCTGGGTGAGGGATGACGCCGGTTTCGGCCTGCGGGCGGACGCCATGCTTCGCGCGGACTCGATGCCCTGCCGCGAGGTATGGCGGCATCGACGGCCGGTCGTCATCGACGATGCCGGAACGGAGACGGCGATGCACGGACTGTCGAGTTCAGGGCATCTCGGCTTTCGCAGCTACATTTCCTTTCCGATCACGATGCCGGATGGAGAGAGCTTCGGAACCCTGTGCGCCATGGGAAAGGAACCCGCCCATCTGGATCGCCCGGAGATCATGGGCTTGTTCCAGCAATTCTCCGAACTCATCGAACTTCTCCTCGCCGCGCAGCGGCAGCCCCCTGCCGCCATCCGCCCTCAGCCTGAGGAGGCGGGGTTCGCATCTTGGGAGCGGAACGAGCCGTTGAGGGCTCTGATCGAGCATCTGCCGGTTGGCGCTGGGCTGTTCGGGTCGGACGGTCAGGCCCTCGTCGCAAATGCCATCCTGCAGCCTCTTCTGACACAGGGCCGCGTGCCCGGTGCCGATCCCGACGCCGATCCGCATTGGACCGGCTATGCGGCAAACGGCACCGTCCTCGATCCGCACGACCATCCGTTTGCACGGGCCTTGCGTGGCGATCGTGTCCCGGGCACGCGCTTCCATTACCGCGGGGATGACGGAACCGGGCGTTGGACTCGGATCAGCGGGGTGCCTCTGCAGGGGACAACCGATAACGCACGCACCCGGAACGGAAAGGATTCGGCCATACTCCTCTTTGTCGAGGAGGAGGAGGCCCGTCGCGTAAGCGAAGAGCGCTTCCGGCGATTTGCCGAACATTCGACCAACGTCTTGTGGCTCGCCGACTTGGAGAGCCGCCGACTGACTTACCTCTGCCGTGCCCTCCGACACGTCTGGGGCGTCACGCCGGAGCGGCTACCCTCGCTCGACCGCTTGCTTGAAACGATCCATCCGGACGACCGTGACCGCGTAGACCGCACGCTCGAACGGACCGGGGATGGTGAGGTCGTCGTGTTGGAGTACCGCATCCTGCGCCCGTCGGACGGCACCGTGAGGCGGATCCGCGACACGGTCTTTCCGATCACCGGCGAGGATGGCCGCGTCCGCCAACTCGGCGGCATCGCCGAAGATGTGACCGAACGCACTGGCGCACGAATCTACCTCGTGGATGAGGATGCGCCCGCGCGACGGGCGCTGTTCGGGCTGTTGCAACTCGCGGGCTACGAGGTGCAGGTCTTCGCGAAGGCCGCAGCGCTGGCAGAGGTCGCAAGCTCCCTGCAGCCGGGTTGCGTCATTCTCGACATCGAGACCGCCGGACCGGAGAGCCTCACGGTGGCGAAAGCACTCAAGGCCGGCCGGCTCGCCCTGCCCGTGCTCGTCATCGGGCGCAGCCAGGGCGATGTCGGCCTCGGTGTGCGCGCGATGAAGGCCGGCGCCGTCGATTACCTTGAAAAGCCGTGCGAGCCGGCGGAGCTGCTCACCGCCGTCTCGGCCGCTTTGGCCGAGCTGCGTACCGACACCGAGCGCAGCCACGCACATGACGACGCCAAGCTTCGCATCGCGGCCCTTTCACCCCGGGAACGGGAAGTGTTGGAGGGGTTGCTGGCAGGCGGCACGAACAAGTCGATCGGCGTAGCACTCGGCCTCAGTCCACGGACCGTCGAGATCCACCGAGCCCGTGTCATGGAGGCGCTCGGGGCGCGCACCCTGCCGGAAGCAGTGCTGACGGCGGCCAGAGCAGGGGTGCAACCAGCCGCCATTCCCTGA